The following proteins come from a genomic window of Canis aureus isolate CA01 chromosome 3, VMU_Caureus_v.1.0, whole genome shotgun sequence:
- the RPL22 gene encoding large ribosomal subunit protein eL22, translated as MAPVKKLVAKGGKKKKQVLKFTLDCTHPVEDGIMDAANFEQFLQERIKVNGKAGNLGGGVVTIERSKSKITVTSEVPFSKRYLKYLTKKYLKKNNLRDWLRVVANSKESYELRYFQINQDEEEEEDED; from the exons ATGGCGCCCGTG AAAAAGCTTGTGGCGAAGGGgggtaaaaaaaagaagcaagttcTGAAGTTTACCCTTGATTGCACCCACCCGGTAGAAGATGGAATCATGGATGCTGCCAATTTT GAGCAGTTTCTTCAAGAGAGAATCAAAGTGAATGGAAAAGCTGGGAATCTCGGTGGAGGGGTTGTAACCATCGAAAGAAGCAAGAGCAAAATTACTGTAACTTCTGAGGTGCCTTTTTCCAAAAG GTATTTGAAATATCTcaccaaaaaatatttgaagaagaatAACCTCCGTGACTGGTTGCGCGTAGTTGCTAACAGCAAAGAGAGTTACGAGTTGCGTTACTTCCAGATTAACCAGgacgaggaagaggaggaagatgaggattAA